A window from Roseofilum capinflatum BLCC-M114 encodes these proteins:
- a CDS encoding photosystem I assembly protein Ycf4, producing the protein MTAQGTSTPTNKKVLHQSILGSRRLSNYAWAIIISMGATGFLLAGISSYTQINLIPFSNPTELVFVPQGLVMGLYGSAGLLLALYLWLVILWDVGGGYNEFNTETGKAQIFRWGFPGKNRQLDLTYPLEDIQAVGVIIKEGLNPQRKIYLRVKGKGNIPLTRVGQPISLSDLENQAAELARFLEVPLEGL; encoded by the coding sequence ATGACGGCACAAGGAACCTCCACACCAACCAACAAAAAAGTTTTACACCAATCGATTCTCGGTTCGCGCCGACTGAGTAATTATGCTTGGGCAATTATTATTTCTATGGGCGCAACTGGCTTTTTACTGGCCGGAATATCGAGCTACACACAAATCAACCTCATCCCCTTTAGTAACCCCACTGAGCTAGTGTTTGTGCCTCAAGGCTTGGTGATGGGCTTATATGGTAGTGCAGGATTATTGCTGGCTTTGTATCTATGGCTGGTGATTCTGTGGGATGTGGGCGGCGGATATAACGAATTTAATACCGAAACGGGTAAGGCTCAAATCTTTCGTTGGGGTTTTCCTGGCAAAAATCGCCAACTTGATTTGACTTATCCCTTAGAAGATATTCAAGCCGTGGGCGTGATTATCAAAGAAGGACTCAATCCCCAACGGAAAATTTATCTGCGCGTCAAAGGAAAAGGTAATATTCCCTTAACCCGTGTGGGACAACCCATAAGCCTCTCAGATCTAGAAAACCAAGCTGCTGAGTTAGCCCGATTTTTAGAAGTACCTTTAGAAGGACTCTAA
- the psbC gene encoding photosystem II reaction center protein CP43: MVMGGRDQESTGFAWWAGNARLINLSGKLLGAHVAHAGLIVFWTGAMTLFEVAHFIPEKPLYEQGAILLPHLATLGWGVGPGGEIVDTFPYFVVGVLHLISSAVLGLGGIYHAVRGPETLEEYSSFFGYDWRDKNQMTNIIGYHLILLGLGALLLVFKAMFFGGVYDSWAPGGGAVRIISNPTLNPAVIFGYLVNAPFGGEGWIIGVANMEDIIGGHIWIGLICISGGIWHILTKPFGWARRAFIWSGEAYLSYSLAALSLMGFIAAAYVWFNNTAYPSEFYGPTNAEASQAQSFVFLARDQQLGANIGSAQGPTGLGKYLMRSPTGEIIFGGETMRFWDFQGPWLEPLRGPNGLDLNKLKNDIQPWQLRRAAEYMTHAPNGSINSVGGIITEPNGFNYVNPRAWLAGSHFIFAFFLFIGHLWHAGRARAAAAGFEKGIDRDNEPVLSMGDLD, translated from the coding sequence ATGGTAATGGGCGGTCGTGACCAAGAATCCACCGGTTTCGCTTGGTGGGCTGGTAACGCCCGTTTAATTAACCTATCCGGTAAACTGCTGGGCGCTCATGTTGCCCACGCCGGTCTGATTGTCTTCTGGACTGGCGCAATGACCCTGTTTGAAGTCGCCCACTTCATTCCTGAAAAGCCCTTGTATGAACAAGGCGCTATCCTCCTTCCTCACCTAGCCACCCTCGGTTGGGGTGTTGGCCCTGGTGGCGAAATTGTAGACACCTTCCCCTACTTTGTAGTCGGTGTTCTGCACCTGATTTCTTCTGCCGTCTTAGGTTTAGGTGGAATTTATCATGCCGTTCGTGGCCCCGAAACCCTAGAAGAATACTCTTCTTTCTTCGGCTATGACTGGAGAGATAAAAACCAAATGACCAACATCATTGGCTACCACTTAATCCTCTTAGGATTAGGAGCCTTATTGTTGGTCTTCAAAGCCATGTTCTTTGGTGGTGTTTATGACAGTTGGGCCCCTGGTGGCGGTGCGGTACGGATCATTAGTAACCCCACCCTTAACCCAGCCGTAATCTTTGGCTATCTCGTCAATGCTCCCTTTGGTGGTGAAGGCTGGATCATTGGGGTAGCTAACATGGAAGATATCATCGGCGGTCATATCTGGATTGGCTTGATTTGTATCTCCGGTGGTATTTGGCATATTCTCACCAAGCCTTTTGGTTGGGCCCGTCGTGCTTTCATCTGGTCGGGTGAAGCTTATCTGTCCTACAGCCTAGCTGCCCTATCCCTGATGGGCTTTATCGCTGCTGCCTATGTTTGGTTTAACAACACGGCCTATCCCAGCGAATTCTACGGCCCCACCAATGCTGAAGCCTCTCAAGCTCAGTCCTTTGTCTTCTTAGCTCGTGACCAACAGTTAGGAGCTAATATTGGTTCCGCACAAGGCCCCACTGGTCTCGGTAAATACCTGATGCGCTCTCCTACCGGTGAAATCATCTTCGGTGGTGAAACCATGCGTTTCTGGGACTTCCAAGGCCCCTGGTTAGAGCCTCTGCGTGGGCCCAATGGTTTGGATCTCAACAAACTGAAAAATGATATCCAACCTTGGCAACTGCGTCGTGCTGCTGAGTATATGACTCATGCACCGAACGGTTCCATCAACTCTGTAGGTGGAATTATTACTGAGCCGAACGGGTTCAACTATGTTAACCCCCGTGCTTGGTTGGCTGGTTCTCACTTCATTTTTGCTTTCTTCCTCTTCATTGGTCACCTGTGGCACGCGGGTCGCGCTCGTGCGGCTGCGGCTGGCTTTGAAAAAGGAATTGACCGCGACAATGAGCCAGTTCTGTCTATGGGTGACCTGGATTAA
- a CDS encoding flavin monoamine oxidase family protein gives MARNRLFSLFTRALRLAAQSNRRGIPLDEWSEIQQHQNRQSLKRRSFLKSAGIFGGGMLLAAGGQSPGVNFWAQDVTDPKIAIIGAGMAGLSAAYHLKKAGYRATLYEASNRVGGRMYTVKDVVGKGLWVNLGAEYINSDHEDMLALAQEFQIPLLDRFVPEELALKDLYYFDGQTISEAKLAEALLPVAERIAVDSDRLDEDWENVSIELDALSVAEYGDRIGLSGWLQEFIELVMITEMGLEADDITALNLIWLLPTVDEQGNVESTGYSDERYLVQNGTQAITDALAGELQNQIETGMALESIRQQGERFRLTFNSTDVDADIVVLAIPFSVLRSVPMGVSLPQTLRQFIDEVGYANNVKVTVGHNQPVWRDQGLSGLGYTDLPLQTFFEASQLQQSELGAMTYYLGGDIGWESQRYSVEENARLYTEMLDPFIPNLLKSYNGKAARLHWPTYGYALGSYACFKPRQYTGFAQHHVYIEGEDEQNVHHGRLIFAGEHTSDEHQGYMNGAAQSGRLAAKTVLRQLGVMGSSSA, from the coding sequence ATGGCACGCAATCGATTATTCAGTCTATTCACTCGCGCCTTGCGTTTGGCCGCACAATCCAATCGCCGTGGAATTCCCCTTGATGAATGGTCAGAAATACAACAGCATCAGAACCGCCAAAGTCTAAAACGGCGTTCATTTCTCAAAAGTGCCGGAATCTTTGGCGGTGGAATGCTCTTGGCTGCTGGAGGTCAATCTCCCGGTGTTAATTTTTGGGCGCAAGATGTAACTGACCCCAAAATTGCCATTATTGGAGCGGGGATGGCGGGTTTGAGTGCTGCCTACCACCTGAAAAAAGCAGGCTACCGCGCCACCCTTTACGAAGCCTCAAATCGCGTCGGTGGCAGAATGTATACCGTTAAAGATGTGGTCGGTAAAGGTCTCTGGGTAAACTTGGGTGCTGAGTATATCAATAGCGACCATGAGGATATGCTGGCCCTAGCCCAAGAATTCCAGATTCCTTTGCTCGATCGCTTTGTCCCTGAAGAATTGGCTCTCAAAGATCTCTATTATTTTGATGGGCAAACGATCTCCGAAGCCAAACTCGCTGAAGCGCTTCTCCCCGTTGCCGAGCGAATTGCTGTTGATAGCGATCGCCTGGATGAAGATTGGGAGAATGTCAGTATTGAATTAGATGCGCTCTCGGTGGCTGAATATGGCGATCGTATCGGCCTATCAGGATGGTTGCAAGAATTCATCGAACTCGTCATGATTACTGAGATGGGACTCGAAGCCGATGACATCACAGCCCTGAACCTGATCTGGTTGCTTCCTACTGTGGATGAGCAAGGCAATGTAGAATCAACTGGATATTCCGATGAACGATATCTAGTTCAAAATGGCACGCAAGCGATTACCGATGCCCTGGCAGGAGAATTACAGAATCAAATTGAGACAGGAATGGCCTTAGAATCCATTCGGCAGCAGGGAGAGCGATTTAGACTCACCTTCAACTCTACCGATGTAGACGCAGATATCGTCGTTCTCGCCATTCCCTTTAGCGTTCTTCGTTCCGTTCCCATGGGTGTATCCTTGCCCCAGACCTTGCGCCAGTTTATCGACGAGGTAGGTTACGCCAATAATGTGAAAGTGACGGTCGGCCATAACCAACCCGTCTGGCGAGACCAAGGATTAAGCGGTCTGGGATATACCGATCTGCCCTTGCAAACCTTTTTTGAAGCTTCGCAACTGCAACAGTCTGAACTGGGAGCAATGACCTATTATCTGGGAGGAGATATTGGTTGGGAGAGTCAGCGCTACAGCGTTGAAGAGAATGCTCGTCTCTATACCGAAATGCTCGATCCTTTCATTCCTAATCTACTCAAAAGCTACAACGGAAAGGCCGCTCGCCTCCATTGGCCGACCTATGGTTATGCTTTAGGCAGCTATGCTTGCTTTAAGCCAAGGCAGTATACAGGATTTGCTCAACATCACGTTTACATCGAGGGCGAAGACGAGCAAAACGTTCATCACGGGCGCTTGATTTTTGCTGGAGAACATACCAGTGATGAACATCAAGGCTATATGAATGGTGCGGCACAGTCGGGACGTTTAGCCGCGAAAACAGTGTTAAGGCAGTTGGGAGTTATGGGATCTTCAAGCGCTTGA
- the psbD gene encoding photosystem II D2 protein (photosystem q(a) protein) translates to MTIAVGRAPSERGWFDVLDDWLKRDRFVFIGWSGLLLFPCAYLSIGGWLTGTTFVTSWYTHGLASSYLEGANFLTVAVSSPADSMGHSLLFLWGPEAQGNFARWCQLGGLWPFVALHGAFALIGFMLRQFEIARLVGIRPYNAIAFSGPIAVFVSVFLMYPLGQSSWFFAPSFGVAAIFRFILFLQGFHNWTLNPFHMMGVAGILGGALLCAIHGATVENTLFQDGDKANTFRAFEPTQAEETYSMVTANRFWSQIFGIAFSNKRWLHFFMLFVPVTGLWMSAVGIVGLGLNLRAYDFVSQELRAAEDPEFETFYTKNILLNEGIRAWMAPADQPHQFFTFPEEVLPRGNAL, encoded by the coding sequence ATGACAATCGCAGTCGGACGCGCCCCCAGTGAAAGAGGATGGTTTGATGTCCTCGACGACTGGCTAAAGCGCGATCGCTTCGTCTTCATCGGATGGTCAGGACTTCTACTGTTCCCCTGCGCCTACCTCTCCATCGGCGGTTGGCTCACCGGAACCACCTTTGTTACCTCCTGGTACACCCACGGACTGGCTTCTTCCTACCTCGAAGGCGCTAACTTCCTCACCGTAGCCGTATCGAGTCCCGCAGACAGCATGGGACACTCCCTGCTGTTCCTCTGGGGCCCAGAAGCTCAAGGAAACTTCGCTCGCTGGTGTCAGCTCGGCGGACTCTGGCCCTTCGTAGCCCTCCATGGAGCCTTTGCCCTGATTGGGTTCATGCTGCGGCAATTCGAGATCGCCCGTTTGGTCGGCATTCGCCCTTATAATGCGATCGCCTTCAGCGGCCCCATCGCCGTATTCGTCAGCGTATTCCTCATGTACCCCTTGGGACAATCGAGCTGGTTCTTCGCCCCCAGTTTTGGAGTCGCAGCCATCTTCCGGTTCATCCTCTTCCTACAAGGATTCCACAACTGGACGCTCAACCCCTTCCACATGATGGGAGTAGCCGGCATTCTCGGCGGAGCCTTACTCTGTGCCATCCACGGAGCCACCGTCGAAAACACCCTGTTCCAGGATGGAGACAAAGCCAACACCTTCCGGGCTTTTGAACCCACCCAAGCCGAAGAAACCTACTCCATGGTCACCGCCAACCGGTTCTGGAGCCAAATCTTCGGTATCGCCTTCTCCAACAAACGTTGGTTGCACTTCTTCATGCTCTTTGTACCGGTAACCGGTCTATGGATGAGTGCCGTGGGCATTGTGGGCTTAGGTCTGAACCTGCGAGCTTATGACTTCGTATCTCAAGAACTCAGAGCAGCAGAAGACCCAGAATTTGAAACCTTCTACACCAAGAATATCTTGTTGAACGAAGGCATTCGGGCTTGGATGGCTCCGGCTGACCAACCCCATCAGTTCTTTACCTTCCCCGAAGAGGTTCTTCCTCGCGGTAATGCTCTGTAA
- a CDS encoding peptidylprolyl isomerase, with amino-acid sequence MQLRPKYWVISLMLLSTLAIAGCSGNLSAPESDGSPTAPDVTASPVSSPDRPFEGLPTLNGQATVAMTVNGSPITINVDGTKAPVTAGNFVDLVERGFYDGLTFHRVVREPQPFVVQGGDPLGNGTGGFIDPATGEERQIPLEITPEGESEPIYGQTFPAAQITKPPALQHTRGAVAMARSQFPDSASSQFYFTLSDLSFLDGNYAVFGYVTEGMDAIDQIQEGDRIESAKVTQGLENLKR; translated from the coding sequence ATGCAACTTAGACCAAAATATTGGGTCATCTCGCTGATGCTCTTGAGTACATTGGCGATCGCCGGATGCAGTGGTAACCTCTCTGCTCCGGAATCGGATGGCTCCCCCACAGCCCCAGACGTTACCGCTTCCCCGGTTTCGAGTCCCGATCGCCCCTTTGAGGGGCTACCGACCTTGAACGGTCAAGCAACGGTAGCAATGACCGTTAACGGCTCCCCCATTACGATCAATGTCGATGGTACAAAAGCCCCAGTCACAGCCGGGAATTTTGTCGATTTAGTCGAGCGCGGATTTTATGATGGCTTGACCTTCCATCGGGTGGTGCGGGAGCCTCAACCCTTTGTGGTTCAAGGGGGCGATCCCCTAGGCAATGGAACCGGTGGATTTATCGATCCAGCAACGGGAGAAGAGCGGCAAATTCCCCTAGAAATCACCCCGGAAGGCGAGAGTGAACCGATTTATGGTCAGACCTTTCCGGCAGCTCAAATTACCAAACCTCCAGCACTTCAGCATACCCGTGGGGCAGTAGCGATGGCCCGATCGCAATTTCCCGATTCTGCCTCCTCCCAGTTTTATTTCACCTTGTCCGATCTCTCCTTTCTAGATGGCAATTATGCCGTATTCGGCTATGTTACCGAAGGCATGGACGCAATCGATCAAATTCAAGAAGGCGATCGTATAGAATCTGCTAAAGTCACCCAGGGTTTGGAAAACTTAAAACGGTAG
- a CDS encoding DUF4335 domain-containing protein codes for MSSSVIRRYTPPTCTLEIIGQSSALSRWTKQPIIKNLRFRLHFDDPREGMEAKITLKGDRTQLETLCDTVTTTVQNLLTQSPPTEPKTLTQHQLNLGPLGEDNQNLTVTLSALQLFDLATAIEQYNLDLVALPEAVETPKPITQPNHPLRFAASLLLGIGITATSVMVFKNLYPYPESSFETATQPQSQQTPQNPEIYDNPSIAQSPSVPLAPVEVPSPSPSPMTSDEKLPPPPPVGGVTSESSSPSATPEISPSQPANRTASAPPPAPNFPPPEPVLSPPSQDIPIPPPAAIAQPESTPILPAPEAEIPALAPAPSLERPPTELDEVIPPTEAQSASPPVDLSARGENNLFDNIPQVAEARRYFEERWTPPESLNKTIEYNIMLNSDGTVRGIAPLGETAATYLDRTGMPLLGEPLVSPLEGNLQPRLRVVLNPDGTVQTFLQSPPGN; via the coding sequence ATGAGTTCCTCCGTCATTCGACGCTATACCCCACCCACCTGCACCCTAGAAATTATCGGTCAATCCTCTGCGCTCTCTAGATGGACGAAACAACCGATAATCAAAAACCTGCGCTTTCGGTTACACTTCGATGACCCACGGGAAGGAATGGAGGCGAAAATCACCCTTAAAGGCGATCGCACCCAACTCGAAACCCTCTGTGATACCGTCACTACCACGGTGCAAAATCTCCTCACCCAGTCTCCCCCAACCGAACCCAAAACCCTCACCCAACATCAGCTTAACCTGGGCCCCCTCGGAGAGGATAACCAGAATCTCACCGTTACCCTTAGCGCTCTGCAACTGTTCGATCTGGCCACGGCGATCGAGCAATATAACTTAGATCTCGTTGCCCTCCCTGAAGCAGTTGAAACCCCCAAACCCATCACCCAACCCAACCATCCCCTAAGATTTGCAGCCAGCTTACTCCTAGGTATTGGCATTACCGCCACCAGTGTCATGGTGTTTAAAAACTTGTATCCCTATCCAGAATCAAGCTTTGAAACCGCCACTCAACCCCAGAGCCAACAGACTCCTCAAAACCCAGAAATTTATGATAATCCCTCGATCGCCCAATCCCCCAGCGTTCCCCTTGCTCCGGTCGAGGTTCCTTCACCCTCACCCTCACCCATGACCTCCGATGAAAAACTGCCTCCTCCTCCCCCTGTTGGTGGTGTGACTTCTGAATCGTCTAGCCCATCGGCAACGCCCGAAATTTCCCCATCCCAACCCGCCAATAGAACCGCATCAGCCCCCCCTCCTGCTCCCAATTTTCCGCCCCCTGAGCCGGTCTTAAGTCCCCCTTCCCAGGACATTCCTATCCCCCCTCCAGCAGCGATCGCACAACCAGAATCAACCCCTATTTTGCCTGCTCCTGAAGCAGAAATCCCCGCCCTTGCCCCTGCACCCTCCCTAGAGCGTCCCCCCACAGAACTCGACGAGGTTATTCCCCCCACAGAAGCTCAAAGCGCCTCCCCTCCCGTAGACCTGAGCGCCAGGGGAGAAAATAACCTATTTGATAATATCCCCCAAGTCGCTGAAGCCCGGCGTTATTTTGAAGAACGCTGGACTCCACCAGAAAGTTTAAATAAAACGATTGAATATAATATTATGCTCAATTCCGATGGCACCGTTCGAGGAATTGCTCCCCTCGGAGAAACCGCAGCCACCTACCTCGATCGCACCGGAATGCCCTTACTCGGTGAACCCTTAGTTTCTCCCTTAGAAGGAAATCTACAACCCCGTTTGCGTGTTGTCTTAAATCCCGATGGTACAGTACAAACCTTCTTACAATCTCCTCCTGGCAATTAA